The Sphingobacterium bambusae genome includes a window with the following:
- a CDS encoding sterol desaturase family protein, whose amino-acid sequence MAKKLYVSNSTESTRMFKNDFLESLTKIHYSIPLIFWIPVICYLIYRSLAIGEMEVEDVVLYFFFGLAFWTLAEYVLHRWVFHFHPKSAWGQRIHFIFHGVHHDYPKDRLRLVMPLSASIPMAAFIYFIFSFFFEEFTLASFFAGFLIGYLIYDECHYAMHHANFKSGIFKKIKDHHMLHHYSDPERGFGVSSSLWDLIFNSGFGKKNGKKL is encoded by the coding sequence ATGGCAAAAAAATTATATGTTTCGAACTCTACGGAGTCAACTCGGATGTTCAAAAATGATTTTTTAGAGTCTTTAACAAAAATCCACTATAGTATTCCATTGATTTTTTGGATTCCTGTTATTTGTTATTTAATCTATCGATCATTGGCTATCGGCGAGATGGAAGTCGAAGACGTTGTGCTGTACTTCTTCTTTGGGTTAGCCTTTTGGACATTGGCAGAGTATGTACTGCATCGTTGGGTGTTTCATTTTCATCCAAAATCTGCATGGGGGCAGCGCATCCACTTTATTTTCCATGGTGTGCACCACGATTATCCCAAAGATCGTTTACGGCTGGTGATGCCTCTTTCCGCTAGTATACCGATGGCTGCATTTATCTATTTTATTTTTAGTTTCTTCTTTGAAGAATTTACGTTGGCCTCTTTTTTCGCGGGCTTCCTGATTGGATACCTCATTTACGACGAATGCCATTATGCGATGCATCATGCCAATTTCAAATCGGGTATTTTCAAGAAAATTAAGGATCATCACATGTTGCATCATTACTCGGATCCCGAGCGCGGCTTCGGGGTGAGTTCATCCCTGTGGGACCTCATATTCAATTCAGGCTTTGGTAAGAAAAATGGAAAGAAACTTTAA
- a CDS encoding RecQ family ATP-dependent DNA helicase gives MENKSLALLKQYWGYEAFRPLQSEIIACVLQGRDTLALLPTGGGKSICFQVPALQLAGICIVISPLIALMKDQVQNLRKKGIDAVAIFSGMSPREVDIALDNCIYGRIKFLYLSPERLYSDLVKERIRYMKVSLFAIDEAHCISQWGYDFRPPYLQLSALRQLHPTVPFLALTATATPAVVQDIQDKLTFVGGEVFQMSFRRENLGYMALAEDDKMGRMLRMIHKLGGSGVIYVRNRRETQEVAQYLINHGVSADFYHAGLDAQTRSLKQDGWMDNKVRIIVATNAFGMGIDKPDVRFVLHLDIPDSLEAYYQEAGRAGRDGKKAFPVLMYQQADRDKLWENFEASYPPISFIQQVYHHLGNYFQIAYGAGRGAFFDFDIVDFCKRYLLDILPTMSALKFLERDGWLSVSEAVFIPSRFKFEIDYQELYKFQVQSAKYDPLIKLVLRTYGGVFEYYVPVNEYDFAKKLKTSYSNVVEMFQGLQKMQLASYLSKTDAPQLEFLQARVDYKNLFIDAAFIQERRAIKETQLKAIYAYLDTTDCRSKALQLYFGEQDNTYCGVCDLCLMRLHKKDLEDSLRQEIKTLLLVESKTIKQLVDELSIGNDESKVKVVRELLDEESILLKNGLYSWNTGF, from the coding sequence ATGGAAAACAAAAGTTTAGCGCTGTTAAAGCAGTACTGGGGATATGAAGCATTCCGACCTTTGCAAAGCGAGATAATTGCTTGCGTGCTGCAGGGACGCGATACGCTGGCATTGCTACCAACTGGCGGTGGTAAATCAATTTGTTTTCAAGTGCCCGCACTCCAATTGGCGGGCATCTGTATAGTTATCAGTCCGCTTATTGCATTGATGAAAGACCAAGTTCAGAACTTGCGCAAAAAGGGGATAGACGCGGTGGCTATTTTTTCGGGTATGTCACCTCGAGAGGTAGATATTGCTTTGGACAATTGTATCTACGGGCGTATTAAGTTTCTGTATTTGTCCCCCGAGCGACTCTATAGTGATTTGGTGAAGGAGCGTATCCGTTACATGAAAGTGAGTCTTTTTGCCATCGATGAAGCCCATTGTATATCGCAATGGGGATATGATTTCCGTCCTCCTTATTTGCAACTTTCTGCGTTAAGGCAGCTCCATCCTACGGTGCCTTTTTTAGCACTCACCGCGACAGCCACCCCAGCTGTTGTACAAGACATACAGGATAAACTGACCTTTGTGGGTGGAGAAGTTTTTCAGATGAGTTTTCGTCGTGAAAATCTAGGATACATGGCCTTGGCAGAAGACGACAAGATGGGGCGCATGCTGCGCATGATTCATAAGCTGGGTGGTTCGGGTGTGATCTATGTCCGTAATAGACGCGAAACACAAGAGGTGGCGCAATATCTGATAAACCATGGTGTCTCAGCAGATTTCTATCACGCTGGCCTTGACGCGCAAACACGTTCGCTTAAACAGGATGGGTGGATGGATAATAAAGTACGCATTATTGTTGCTACGAATGCTTTTGGAATGGGCATCGATAAGCCCGATGTTCGTTTTGTGCTGCATTTAGATATCCCGGATTCGTTGGAAGCTTATTACCAAGAAGCCGGTAGGGCTGGTCGGGATGGGAAAAAAGCATTTCCGGTGTTGATGTACCAACAGGCCGACCGCGATAAACTTTGGGAAAACTTTGAAGCCAGCTATCCGCCCATTAGTTTTATTCAGCAAGTATACCATCATTTAGGTAATTATTTTCAGATTGCTTACGGTGCTGGAAGAGGTGCTTTCTTTGATTTCGATATCGTAGATTTTTGTAAACGATACCTGCTTGATATTTTACCAACCATGAGCGCGCTTAAATTTTTAGAACGAGATGGTTGGCTCAGTGTATCGGAAGCGGTATTTATTCCATCTCGATTTAAATTCGAAATTGATTACCAGGAGCTTTATAAATTTCAGGTACAGTCCGCAAAATATGACCCCCTGATAAAGCTTGTATTACGGACATACGGTGGCGTGTTTGAATACTATGTGCCTGTCAATGAATATGACTTCGCAAAAAAGCTGAAAACATCCTACAGCAATGTGGTAGAGATGTTTCAGGGTTTACAAAAAATGCAGTTGGCAAGCTACCTATCTAAAACGGATGCACCGCAACTGGAATTTTTACAGGCTAGGGTAGATTATAAAAACCTGTTTATTGATGCGGCCTTCATTCAAGAGCGAAGAGCGATAAAGGAAACCCAACTTAAAGCGATTTATGCCTACTTGGATACTACCGACTGCCGGAGCAAAGCCCTTCAACTATACTTTGGTGAACAAGATAATACGTATTGTGGCGTGTGCGACCTCTGCTTGATGCGTCTGCATAAAAAAGACCTCGAAGACAGTTTGCGACAGGAAATCAAGACCTTGCTGTTGGTGGAAAGTAAAACCATCAAGCAACTGGTTGATGAGTTATCTATTGGGAATGACGAATCGAAAGTGAAGGTTGTACGTGAACTGTTGGATGAGGAATCTATTCTCTTGAAAAATGGTCTATACAGTTGGAATACAGGTTTTTGA
- a CDS encoding ComEC/Rec2 family competence protein, whose protein sequence is MVVALAVQEVLRRTPYARVFFLFSLGILLGLYIEFSNIALCAISSFAIIASIALLFLQIFLKSLSSRLSSVFVYPCFVLLGLLSLAYRLPVHQSSPLDGQATQLLIGIVADEPVVREKTIRFPVDIIQGQFDKDRFAVSGSVMVSVARTEAGNPFKYGDKVAMVNRFQQIPTAYNPLQFDYRRYCANRNIYHQAFLQQRECLILEREQGNWVVGEALKLRHKLKTKFGEVVLDEESLSVCAALIFGHRSDFSGELLQTFSETGTIHVLSVSGMHVSLVFFLLNVSLSGLKRYRYGRFFRCVSMLLAIWAYVILTGMAPSILRAGMMISFLLIADVAKRNYGNLNALFASAFFLLLFDPFLLFDVGFQLSYAAVFGLFTLYPLLRSLVRVQWLPLRLCLELIWVSIAAQLFTAPFALYYFHQFPTYFLLGNLLIAIPSTLLMYLGILLAISPFVTLNLFLGKCLTFLCFAMLKGLHLIQAMPISVIHGIHLRKVDLLLSVALLFMLLWVWYGLKKSALFVLLSCAFVLSVSRAIQRLQYQDFQGIKMYNVQREIAIAVIDAGRVALISTLDSLDHPRIKHALWTDLSIYADKSNISFHKIDVSAGKVSLIETPFGRLALVHQFYEPLFLEDTSWILVRNAKVTDSTTFRVINPQEAVIFDGTNDAATISSMIHTASFAHLQYYILKDNFAYVWQKLD, encoded by the coding sequence ATGGTAGTAGCGCTAGCAGTCCAGGAAGTGCTACGGAGAACGCCTTATGCTCGCGTGTTTTTTTTGTTCTCATTGGGGATTTTATTGGGACTTTACATCGAGTTCTCGAATATAGCACTGTGTGCGATAAGCTCGTTTGCCATTATCGCTAGCATCGCTTTGCTCTTTTTACAGATTTTTCTAAAATCCCTCAGCAGTCGTTTGTCTTCTGTGTTCGTTTATCCATGTTTCGTTTTATTGGGACTTCTTTCATTGGCCTATCGACTTCCTGTTCATCAGTCGTCGCCTTTGGATGGACAGGCCACACAACTACTAATCGGTATAGTTGCCGACGAACCCGTCGTTCGGGAAAAGACAATAAGATTTCCCGTAGATATTATTCAAGGACAATTTGATAAAGATCGTTTCGCTGTTTCGGGCTCGGTCATGGTCAGTGTCGCACGCACAGAAGCTGGGAATCCTTTTAAGTATGGAGATAAAGTGGCTATGGTAAATAGATTTCAGCAGATACCAACTGCATATAATCCCCTTCAGTTCGACTATCGGCGCTATTGCGCCAATAGAAATATCTATCATCAGGCATTTCTTCAGCAAAGGGAGTGCCTGATCTTGGAACGTGAACAAGGGAACTGGGTCGTTGGCGAAGCACTCAAGTTGCGGCATAAATTGAAAACCAAGTTTGGGGAAGTTGTGCTTGATGAAGAATCATTAAGTGTGTGTGCTGCCCTGATCTTTGGGCATCGAAGTGATTTTAGTGGTGAGTTGTTACAAACTTTTTCTGAAACCGGCACCATCCATGTATTGAGCGTATCTGGAATGCATGTTAGCCTTGTTTTCTTTCTGCTTAACGTGTCGCTATCTGGATTGAAAAGATATAGATATGGTCGTTTTTTTAGGTGTGTATCCATGCTACTGGCGATATGGGCTTATGTCATCCTGACCGGGATGGCTCCATCCATATTACGGGCAGGGATGATGATTTCGTTTTTGCTAATTGCCGATGTGGCAAAGCGAAATTATGGCAATCTGAATGCATTGTTTGCTTCCGCATTTTTTCTGTTGCTTTTTGATCCTTTCTTACTATTTGACGTAGGTTTCCAGTTGTCCTATGCTGCTGTATTTGGACTGTTTACCTTGTATCCGCTGTTACGTTCACTAGTTCGTGTTCAATGGTTGCCCCTTCGGCTATGCTTGGAGCTTATTTGGGTCTCCATAGCTGCTCAACTGTTTACGGCACCATTTGCATTATACTATTTCCACCAGTTTCCGACGTACTTTTTACTGGGAAATCTGCTCATCGCTATTCCTTCTACCTTGCTCATGTACCTCGGTATATTGCTGGCGATTTCACCCTTTGTAACGTTAAACCTATTTTTAGGTAAATGTCTGACATTCCTGTGCTTTGCAATGCTGAAAGGTCTTCACTTGATTCAGGCTATGCCCATTTCTGTGATACATGGTATTCATTTACGTAAAGTCGATTTACTACTTTCGGTGGCTCTATTGTTTATGCTGTTGTGGGTTTGGTATGGCCTTAAGAAGTCCGCGCTATTTGTATTGCTTTCTTGTGCTTTTGTGCTGAGCGTTAGCAGAGCGATACAACGCTTGCAGTATCAAGATTTTCAAGGTATAAAAATGTACAATGTGCAACGCGAAATCGCTATTGCTGTCATTGACGCCGGACGCGTCGCCTTGATTTCTACCTTGGACAGCCTGGATCACCCAAGGATAAAACACGCACTCTGGACTGATTTATCCATCTACGCGGATAAATCGAATATAAGCTTTCACAAAATTGATGTATCTGCCGGCAAAGTAAGCTTAATAGAAACACCTTTCGGTCGGCTTGCATTGGTGCATCAATTTTATGAACCTTTGTTCTTGGAAGATACCTCTTGGATCTTAGTCCGCAATGCCAAAGTCACTGATAGTACCACATTTCGCGTAATTAATCCTCAAGAAGCTGTTATATTTGACGGGACGAATGATGCGGCGACGATTTCATCAATGATCCACACGGCCTCGTTCGCCCATTTGCAATATTATATTTTGAAGGATAATTTTGCCTATGTTTGGCAGAAGCTCGATTAG
- a CDS encoding ComEA family DNA-binding protein, whose product MRFSRILIGIWASLLCTTVAIAQVDLSTDLEEAIVEQLLEGLDQSVDISEFTETLRHYLRCPIDLNKSDGKDFAHLLFLSPVQIASILGHRLKAGNFLSVLELQSVEGLDLTTVEKLIPFVVVHPSGPLQSGGLQEALSKVDQDLIFRYARILQRQTGYAITDTTRSRYLGDANRYTVRYRLRVGDHIRVAINMEKDAGEPFFKEQQRWGFDHYGVSLNLRGSGFLKELIVGDYAMQVGQGLVLWNGLSFGKGPMITTTARSAVDLRSYTSMNEYNFLRGIAGKLQWHALSFVPFVSWRKLSGNRVQTADGMEIHSLSVSGLHRTPNELRNRRQIDHLTTGMNVSYERARLRFGALALYSQYNGTIIPSSAIRDINRFRGQSSFHTTANYQMSFRNVYLFGEFAYQVNGTWATINGLIASLTPTLSIFANYRNYQPAYYAPFSQALGEGSTVANERAVYAGVTYQLARKLTWVAYADLVRFPWLRFRTDAPSIAVDLFSQATYQWYKKGDIGLRYRYRMRQENANTDAAERYLADVGRHQIRLNFQTSYQKFGKFDPEVNWFLSIRSNDGTSVCSFTKIYFGHDQKGDYRLMQGWLILQQIPSMHACMLLKMMCCMPIPFLYTMGRDGDLTVTCVTR is encoded by the coding sequence ATGCGTTTTAGTCGTATACTTATCGGAATTTGGGCAAGCCTGTTGTGTACAACTGTCGCTATAGCACAGGTTGATCTTTCTACGGATTTGGAAGAGGCAATTGTCGAACAATTGTTGGAAGGGCTGGATCAATCGGTCGACATTAGCGAATTTACAGAGACACTACGACATTATCTGCGCTGCCCCATAGATCTTAATAAATCTGATGGAAAAGATTTTGCACATCTATTGTTTTTAAGCCCGGTGCAGATAGCTAGCATTTTAGGACATCGACTGAAAGCCGGAAATTTTCTCTCCGTACTGGAGTTGCAATCCGTAGAGGGACTGGATTTGACAACAGTAGAAAAGCTAATCCCGTTCGTCGTCGTTCATCCGTCAGGTCCGTTGCAAAGTGGCGGTTTACAGGAGGCTCTCAGTAAAGTCGATCAGGATTTGATTTTTCGATACGCTCGAATATTGCAACGACAGACAGGCTATGCAATTACTGATACGACACGTTCGCGTTACCTCGGGGATGCTAATAGGTATACAGTGCGGTATAGGTTACGTGTAGGCGATCATATTCGTGTAGCGATTAATATGGAAAAAGATGCCGGCGAGCCATTTTTTAAGGAACAACAGCGTTGGGGCTTTGATCATTACGGCGTAAGTCTTAACCTAAGGGGAAGTGGATTTTTAAAGGAGTTGATTGTTGGCGATTATGCCATGCAGGTAGGACAGGGATTGGTTTTATGGAATGGGCTAAGTTTTGGCAAAGGTCCTATGATCACAACTACGGCTCGAAGTGCTGTGGATCTACGTAGTTATACTTCCATGAATGAATATAATTTTCTGCGGGGCATTGCAGGTAAATTGCAATGGCATGCCCTGTCGTTCGTTCCCTTTGTATCTTGGCGTAAGCTTTCAGGCAATCGCGTCCAAACGGCGGATGGTATGGAGATTCATTCGTTGTCGGTATCTGGATTGCATCGTACGCCCAATGAACTACGTAACAGGCGCCAGATTGATCATCTGACGACGGGCATGAATGTATCCTATGAACGAGCACGGCTGCGGTTTGGCGCTCTAGCGTTGTACAGTCAGTATAACGGGACAATTATACCTTCGTCTGCAATACGCGATATCAATCGCTTTAGGGGACAATCAAGTTTTCATACCACGGCAAATTACCAAATGAGCTTTCGCAATGTCTATCTGTTTGGTGAGTTTGCTTATCAGGTTAATGGCACATGGGCCACGATAAATGGCCTGATTGCGAGTCTTACGCCAACGCTTTCTATATTTGCGAATTACCGCAATTATCAACCGGCCTATTATGCACCTTTCAGTCAAGCATTGGGCGAAGGAAGTACCGTCGCGAACGAACGAGCCGTGTATGCGGGTGTGACGTACCAGTTAGCTAGAAAGTTAACATGGGTCGCTTACGCAGATCTTGTTCGATTTCCATGGTTACGGTTTCGTACGGACGCACCCAGTATCGCCGTGGATCTCTTTTCTCAAGCAACCTACCAGTGGTATAAGAAAGGCGACATTGGCTTGCGTTATAGATATCGGATGCGGCAGGAGAACGCAAATACAGATGCAGCGGAGCGTTATTTGGCCGATGTAGGAAGGCATCAAATAAGGCTGAACTTTCAAACAAGCTATCAAAAGTTTGGGAAGTTCGATCCCGAAGTGAATTGGTTTCTTTCGATAAGGAGCAACGACGGGACATCGGTATGCTCTTTTACCAAGATCTATTTTGGACACGACCAAAAGGGCGATTACAGGCTAATGCAAGGGTGGCTTATTTTACAACAGATTCCTTCGATGCACGCTTGTATGCTTTTGAAAATGATGTGCTGTATGCCAATTCCTTTCCTTTATACAATGGGAAGGGATGGCGATCTTACTGTAACATGCGTTACAAGATAG
- a CDS encoding DNA-binding protein: MAFRLSAQQFSPAPFLGAGGASVAQDGIFALQDNPAGLTSLKRLAAGSAFQQHFVGTDIASQAFYLAIPVFSGSWLGFTVTNYGVFELSSLMRSGASFVRSFGHFSASVGVNYHQFAVHSYQSERQFSGDLGFQFRGIDHLSLGLFWRNIAQAKFSTLVDQRIVQEVGVGALAQVTSQLEAVVDVWREHPETWRYRSGLIYRFSEQFCLRGGFASSPFQYTGGVGFMKGKWAFDLASAFHVTLGSSPQLALSYAF; encoded by the coding sequence ATGGCCTTTCGATTATCTGCTCAACAGTTTTCTCCTGCACCCTTTTTAGGTGCTGGCGGTGCCAGTGTAGCGCAGGACGGAATCTTTGCATTGCAAGATAATCCCGCAGGTCTTACTTCACTAAAGCGACTAGCTGCAGGCAGCGCTTTTCAACAACATTTTGTCGGAACGGATATCGCCAGCCAAGCTTTTTATTTGGCGATTCCAGTTTTTTCTGGCTCTTGGTTAGGTTTCACGGTTACAAACTATGGCGTTTTTGAGTTGAGTAGCCTTATGCGATCTGGCGCATCTTTCGTGCGCTCTTTTGGTCATTTTTCTGCTTCTGTCGGCGTCAACTATCATCAGTTTGCTGTACATTCTTATCAAAGTGAGCGACAGTTTAGTGGCGACTTGGGCTTTCAGTTCCGCGGAATAGACCATCTAAGCTTAGGCCTCTTTTGGCGAAACATTGCGCAAGCAAAATTTTCCACGTTAGTGGATCAACGTATTGTCCAAGAGGTAGGAGTCGGTGCTTTAGCGCAGGTCACGAGTCAACTTGAGGCAGTAGTCGATGTGTGGCGCGAGCATCCCGAAACGTGGCGGTATCGTTCCGGTTTGATATATCGTTTCTCCGAGCAGTTTTGTCTACGAGGCGGCTTTGCTTCCTCCCCGTTCCAGTATACCGGCGGTGTAGGCTTTATGAAGGGTAAATGGGCATTTGATTTGGCATCGGCTTTCCATGTTACGCTTGGATCGTCGCCTCAATTAGCGTTGTCTTATGCGTTTTAG
- the atpG gene encoding ATP synthase F1 subunit gamma — protein sequence MANLKEVRNRISSVTSTQQITKAMKMVAAAKLKRATNAIVQLRPYANKLRDILAQVSASVEGNDSPYTQDRIPTKVLVIVLTSNRGLAGAFNANAIKTANNLIFSKYAEQHARGNLSIIAIGKRGHDFFQKRGFQVIGNYNDLYSDLNFQNVSQVTTYVMDEFKAGNIDRVEIVYNEFRNAAVQIMTAEQLLPLLPSEESVADKATSEIDYIIEPSKEKIIEELIPKAIKTQLFKAVLDSNASEHGARMTAMDKATENAGDLLKSLKLSYNQARQAAITTELTEIVSGAAALSNG from the coding sequence ATGGCAAATTTAAAAGAAGTAAGAAACCGGATTAGCTCGGTAACCTCCACGCAGCAGATCACAAAAGCCATGAAAATGGTTGCTGCAGCGAAATTGAAGCGTGCGACAAATGCTATAGTACAGTTACGGCCTTATGCCAATAAGCTAAGAGATATTTTGGCGCAAGTTTCTGCTTCTGTTGAAGGCAATGACTCTCCCTATACGCAGGATCGTATTCCGACAAAGGTATTGGTGATCGTGTTAACGTCCAACAGAGGATTGGCAGGTGCATTTAATGCAAATGCTATAAAAACGGCCAACAACTTGATCTTTAGCAAGTATGCTGAACAGCACGCACGCGGGAATTTAAGTATCATTGCCATAGGTAAACGCGGACACGATTTTTTTCAAAAACGCGGATTCCAAGTGATTGGCAATTACAATGATTTGTACAGTGATCTGAACTTCCAAAATGTCTCGCAAGTCACCACATACGTGATGGACGAGTTTAAAGCAGGTAATATTGATCGCGTAGAAATTGTATATAATGAGTTCCGTAATGCTGCAGTTCAAATTATGACAGCAGAACAATTGTTGCCACTACTGCCATCGGAAGAATCGGTTGCAGATAAAGCAACAAGCGAGATTGACTATATCATTGAGCCTTCTAAAGAGAAGATCATTGAAGAGTTGATTCCGAAGGCGATAAAAACGCAGCTTTTCAAAGCAGTTTTGGATTCCAATGCTTCCGAGCATGGTGCGCGTATGACAGCGATGGATAAAGCTACAGAGAATGCAGGCGATTTATTGAAGTCCTTGAAACTTTCGTACAATCAGGCGCGTCAAGCGGCGATTACAACGGAGTTGACAGAGATTGTCTCTGGAGCTGCTGCATTGTCTAACGGCTAA
- the atpA gene encoding F0F1 ATP synthase subunit alpha: MIEVRPDEVSAILREQLSGFKSEAELEEVGTVLTVGDGIARIYGLTKVQSGELVEFDNGLEGIVLNLEEDNAGVVLLGPSDEIKEGDTVKRTKRIASIKVGEGMLGRVVNTLGQPIDGKGPIAGETYEMPIERKAPGVIYRQPVTEPLQTGIKAIDAMIPVGRGQRELVIGDRQTGKTAVCIDTILNQKEFYDAGQPVFCIYVAVGQKNSTVANIVRVLEEKGAMAYTVVVAASAADPAPLQFYAPMSGAAIGEFFRDTGRPALIVYDDLSKQAVAYREVSLLLRRPPGREAYPGDVFYLHSRLLERAAKINASDEIARNMNDLPDSIKHLVKGGGSLTALPIIETQAGDVSAYIPTNVISITDGQIFLESNLFNAGIRPAINVGISVSRVGGNAQIKSMKKVAGTLKLDQAQFRELEAFAKFGSDLDAATKAVLDKGIRNVEILKQGQYSPVSVEKQVAIIYAGTKGLFRSVPVKNVRQFEEEYLTQLEQRHPEVLASLKAGKFTDELTDVLEKVAKDLAAKY, translated from the coding sequence ATGATAGAGGTAAGACCAGATGAAGTTTCGGCAATTCTAAGAGAGCAATTGTCAGGCTTTAAATCAGAAGCCGAACTCGAGGAAGTGGGTACCGTACTTACTGTGGGTGACGGTATTGCTCGTATTTACGGCTTAACTAAAGTTCAGTCCGGTGAGTTGGTTGAATTTGATAACGGATTAGAAGGTATCGTTCTTAACTTGGAAGAAGACAACGCAGGTGTTGTACTTTTAGGTCCTTCTGATGAAATTAAAGAAGGTGATACCGTAAAACGTACAAAACGTATTGCATCTATTAAAGTAGGTGAAGGTATGTTGGGTCGTGTAGTAAACACACTAGGTCAGCCTATCGATGGTAAAGGACCGATTGCAGGTGAAACGTATGAAATGCCTATTGAGCGTAAAGCGCCAGGCGTTATCTACCGTCAGCCAGTAACGGAGCCTTTGCAAACAGGTATCAAGGCGATCGATGCGATGATTCCGGTTGGCCGTGGTCAACGTGAGTTGGTTATCGGTGACCGTCAAACAGGTAAAACTGCTGTTTGTATCGATACCATCTTAAATCAAAAAGAGTTTTACGATGCAGGCCAGCCTGTGTTCTGTATATATGTTGCAGTAGGTCAGAAAAACTCTACAGTAGCAAATATTGTTCGCGTTTTAGAGGAAAAGGGCGCAATGGCCTATACGGTAGTTGTTGCTGCTTCTGCTGCTGATCCTGCTCCATTACAATTCTACGCGCCAATGTCAGGTGCTGCAATCGGTGAATTTTTCCGTGATACAGGTCGTCCTGCGTTGATCGTATATGATGATTTGTCGAAACAAGCCGTGGCGTATCGCGAGGTGTCGTTGTTGTTGCGTCGCCCACCGGGACGTGAAGCATATCCAGGTGACGTATTCTATTTGCACTCCCGTTTATTGGAGCGTGCTGCAAAAATTAATGCGTCAGATGAGATCGCTCGTAATATGAACGACCTTCCTGATTCCATTAAGCATTTGGTAAAAGGTGGCGGTTCTTTAACTGCACTTCCTATTATTGAAACACAAGCTGGTGACGTTTCTGCGTATATCCCGACTAACGTAATCTCCATCACTGATGGTCAGATTTTCTTGGAGTCTAACTTGTTCAACGCTGGTATCCGTCCCGCGATTAACGTGGGTATCTCCGTATCACGTGTGGGTGGTAACGCACAGATCAAGTCGATGAAGAAAGTTGCTGGTACATTGAAATTGGATCAGGCACAGTTCCGCGAGTTGGAAGCTTTTGCGAAATTCGGTTCAGATCTTGATGCTGCGACAAAAGCGGTATTGGATAAAGGTATCCGTAACGTAGAGATTTTAAAGCAAGGACAATACTCTCCAGTATCGGTAGAAAAGCAAGTTGCTATCATTTACGCTGGTACTAAAGGTTTGTTCCGTTCTGTTCCGGTAAAAAATGTTCGTCAGTTTGAGGAAGAGTATTTAACGCAGTTAGAGCAACGTCATCCTGAAGTATTGGCTAGCTTAAAAGCGGGTAAATTCACGGATGAGTTGACCGATGTGTTAGAGAAAGTCGCTAAAGATTTAGCAGCAAAATATTAA
- the atpH gene encoding ATP synthase F1 subunit delta, which yields MSIFTVASRYAKSLLELVQEQGNLDAVKTDVEQIIAVLKSNTEVQAVLKNPIISGDKKRGVLLALFDNKVNPLIVSFFTILVNKGRAAILVDILQEFIREYNVVKGIVNATVVSATALSEENLKNIQAKIASEIGAQVLLKNKVDASVIGGFVIRVGDKQIDASIAGKLQKLDKYFVSQGV from the coding sequence ATGTCAATTTTTACAGTTGCCTCCAGATACGCAAAATCACTTCTTGAACTGGTACAGGAGCAGGGTAACTTAGATGCCGTGAAGACCGACGTGGAGCAGATCATTGCTGTCCTTAAATCTAATACGGAAGTCCAAGCTGTTCTCAAAAATCCGATCATAAGTGGTGATAAAAAACGTGGCGTTTTGCTAGCCCTTTTTGACAATAAGGTTAATCCGCTTATCGTTTCCTTTTTTACGATCTTGGTCAATAAGGGCCGTGCGGCAATTCTTGTCGATATTCTGCAAGAGTTTATTCGTGAATACAACGTCGTGAAAGGTATCGTAAATGCAACGGTTGTTTCGGCGACGGCATTGTCCGAAGAAAATTTAAAGAATATACAGGCGAAGATTGCTTCGGAAATTGGTGCTCAGGTGTTGTTGAAGAACAAGGTTGATGCATCGGTTATCGGTGGTTTCGTCATTCGTGTGGGCGATAAGCAGATCGACGCAAGTATTGCAGGTAAATTGCAAAAATTGGATAAATATTTTGTAAGTCAAGGCGTTTAG
- a CDS encoding F0F1 ATP synthase subunit B has protein sequence MEALINQFSYGLFFWQVIILLIVIFILGKFAWKPIINALEEREKGISAALDSAEKAKLEMARLTNENEQLLKEARAERDEILKEAKELKDKIVSEAKHEAQESSKRILEQAKQEIEEQKNLALAEVKNQVSSLSLDIARKVLTKEFEDQGKQDAFVADLLKDVKLN, from the coding sequence ATGGAAGCATTAATTAATCAGTTCTCGTATGGTTTGTTCTTCTGGCAGGTTATCATTTTATTGATCGTAATCTTTATCTTGGGTAAATTTGCTTGGAAGCCAATTATCAATGCTTTGGAAGAACGTGAAAAAGGTATCTCCGCAGCATTGGATTCAGCTGAGAAAGCCAAGTTGGAGATGGCTCGTTTAACGAACGAAAATGAGCAGTTATTGAAAGAAGCACGTGCAGAGCGTGACGAGATCCTGAAAGAAGCGAAAGAACTTAAAGATAAGATTGTTTCCGAAGCTAAACACGAAGCACAAGAGTCTAGCAAGCGCATTTTGGAGCAAGCGAAGCAGGAAATTGAAGAACAGAAAAATTTGGCTTTAGCTGAAGTGAAAAATCAGGTTTCTTCCCTTTCTTTGGATATTGCTCGTAAAGTGTTAACAAAGGAATTCGAAGACCAAGGTAAACAAGATGCATTTGTGGCGGACTTGTTGAAGGATGTTAAATTAAACTAA